A genomic stretch from Kogia breviceps isolate mKogBre1 chromosome 1, mKogBre1 haplotype 1, whole genome shotgun sequence includes:
- the ENSA gene encoding alpha-endosulfine isoform X2 — MSQKQEEENPAEETGEEKQRPVLTAGDGLLPTFKEDLTKLKRTRVPNRIMADKPRKDADRVVTRKTPPYSPQTSKDTQEKEGMLPERAEEAKLKAKYPSLGQKPGGSDFLMKRLQKGQKYFDSGDYNMAKAKMKNKQLPSAGPDKNLVTGDHIPTPQDLPQRKSSLVTSKLAG; from the exons ATGTCCCAGAAACAAGAGGAGGAGAACCCTGCGGAGGAGACTGGCGAGGAGAAGCAG AGACCTGTTTTGACCGCTGGAGATGGTCTGTTGCCCACCTTCAAAGAGGACCTTACAAAATTGAAGAGGACTAGAGTTCCAAACAGAATAATGGCGGATAAACCTAGAAAAGACGCCGACAGAGTCGTGACAAGAAAGACGCCTCCGTATTCCCCCCAGACTTCCAAG GACACACAGGAGAAAGAAGGTATGCTCCCTGAGAGAGCCGAGGAGGCAAAGCTAAAGGCCAAATATCCAAGCCTAGGACAAAAGCCTGGAGGCTCCGACTTCCTCATGAAGAGACTCCAGAAAGGG CAAAAGTACTTTGACTCAGGAGACTACAACATGGCCAAAGCCAAGATGAAGAATAAGCAGCTGCCAAGTGCAGGACCAGACAAGAACCTGGTGACTGGTGACCACATCCCCACCCCACAGGATCTGCCCCAGAGAAAGTCCTCACTCGTCACCAGCAAGCTTGCGGGGTAA
- the ENSA gene encoding alpha-endosulfine isoform X1 — MSQKQEEENPAEETGEEKQRPVLTAGDGLLPTFKEDLTKLKRTRVPNRIMADKPRKDADRVVTRKTPPYSPQTSKDTQEKEGMLPERAEEAKLKAKYPSLGQKPGGSDFLMKRLQKGQKYFDSGDYNMAKAKMKNKQLPSAGPDKNLVTGDHIPTPQDLPQRKSSLVTSKLAGGQVE, encoded by the exons ATGTCCCAGAAACAAGAGGAGGAGAACCCTGCGGAGGAGACTGGCGAGGAGAAGCAG AGACCTGTTTTGACCGCTGGAGATGGTCTGTTGCCCACCTTCAAAGAGGACCTTACAAAATTGAAGAGGACTAGAGTTCCAAACAGAATAATGGCGGATAAACCTAGAAAAGACGCCGACAGAGTCGTGACAAGAAAGACGCCTCCGTATTCCCCCCAGACTTCCAAG GACACACAGGAGAAAGAAGGTATGCTCCCTGAGAGAGCCGAGGAGGCAAAGCTAAAGGCCAAATATCCAAGCCTAGGACAAAAGCCTGGAGGCTCCGACTTCCTCATGAAGAGACTCCAGAAAGGG CAAAAGTACTTTGACTCAGGAGACTACAACATGGCCAAAGCCAAGATGAAGAATAAGCAGCTGCCAAGTGCAGGACCAGACAAGAACCTGGTGACTGGTGACCACATCCCCACCCCACAGGATCTGCCCCAGAGAAAGTCCTCACTCGTCACCAGCAAGCTTGCGGG
- the ENSA gene encoding alpha-endosulfine isoform X3 yields MSQKQEEENPAEETGEEKQDTQEKEGMLPERAEEAKLKAKYPSLGQKPGGSDFLMKRLQKGQKYFDSGDYNMAKAKMKNKQLPSAGPDKNLVTGDHIPTPQDLPQRKSSLVTSKLAGGQVE; encoded by the exons ATGTCCCAGAAACAAGAGGAGGAGAACCCTGCGGAGGAGACTGGCGAGGAGAAGCAG GACACACAGGAGAAAGAAGGTATGCTCCCTGAGAGAGCCGAGGAGGCAAAGCTAAAGGCCAAATATCCAAGCCTAGGACAAAAGCCTGGAGGCTCCGACTTCCTCATGAAGAGACTCCAGAAAGGG CAAAAGTACTTTGACTCAGGAGACTACAACATGGCCAAAGCCAAGATGAAGAATAAGCAGCTGCCAAGTGCAGGACCAGACAAGAACCTGGTGACTGGTGACCACATCCCCACCCCACAGGATCTGCCCCAGAGAAAGTCCTCACTCGTCACCAGCAAGCTTGCGGG